One Acinetobacter pullicarnis genomic region harbors:
- a CDS encoding 2OG-Fe(II) oxygenase, with amino-acid sequence MDAILLPECCHVDQILDDLDQHGFTIIDNVYSPEIHTALIAECTDNLNRFREAAIQNGVMNQIRSDHILWINEDFNIAKQHLQLLNTLSQLFNRHFFLGIQHTEAHYACYNPGEFYALHRDNPQQKNGRVISSVYYVHQEWQHDWGGQLHLQDKNQQWHTIQPQPNRLALFQSDLLHEVLEAKQQRLSITAWLRSN; translated from the coding sequence ATGGATGCAATTCTCCTCCCAGAGTGCTGCCATGTTGATCAAATCCTAGATGATTTAGATCAACATGGTTTCACAATAATCGACAATGTTTATTCACCCGAAATTCACACTGCACTTATCGCAGAATGTACTGACAATTTAAATCGCTTTCGAGAAGCAGCCATTCAAAATGGAGTGATGAATCAAATCCGTAGTGATCATATTCTCTGGATCAATGAAGACTTCAATATTGCAAAACAACATTTACAACTTTTAAATACTTTATCTCAACTTTTTAATCGACATTTTTTCTTAGGTATTCAACACACAGAAGCACATTATGCCTGCTATAACCCAGGTGAATTTTATGCCTTGCATCGTGATAATCCACAACAAAAAAATGGTCGTGTAATTTCCAGCGTTTATTATGTACACCAAGAATGGCAACACGATTGGGGGGGGCAACTTCACCTCCAAGATAAGAATCAGCAATGGCACACGATTCAACCACAACCCAATCGCCTCGCCCTATTTCAAAGCGACTTACTGCATGAAGTCTTAGAAGCCAAGCAACAACGGCTGTCTATTACGGCATGGTTGCGTAGCAACTAA
- a CDS encoding malate dehydrogenase: MKQPVRVAVTGAAGQIGYSLLFRIASGEMLGKDQPVILQMLEIPVEKAQQALKGVMMELEDCAFPLLAGMVGTDDPNVAFKDADYCLLVGARPRGPGMERADLLQENAKIFTVQGKAINDHASRDVKVLVVGNPANTNAYIAMKSAPDLNPGQFTAMLRLDHNRALSQIAAKTGKAVKDIKNLTVWGNHSPTMYADYRFATINGENVKDLINDQEWNANVFLPTVGKRGAAIIEARGLSSAASAANAAIDHMHDWALGTNGEWVTMGIPSDGSYGIPEGVMYGVPVTCENGQYTRVEGLEIDQFSRERMDFTLNELEEERAAIAHLFN, from the coding sequence ATGAAGCAACCCGTTCGTGTTGCCGTTACTGGCGCTGCAGGTCAAATTGGTTATAGCTTGTTATTCCGTATCGCAAGCGGTGAAATGTTAGGAAAAGATCAACCAGTTATTTTGCAAATGCTTGAAATCCCAGTTGAGAAAGCTCAACAAGCGCTTAAAGGCGTAATGATGGAACTTGAAGATTGTGCATTCCCATTACTCGCGGGTATGGTTGGTACTGATGATCCAAACGTTGCATTTAAAGATGCAGATTATTGTTTGCTTGTTGGTGCTCGTCCACGTGGTCCAGGTATGGAACGTGCTGATCTTCTACAAGAAAATGCTAAAATCTTTACTGTTCAAGGTAAAGCAATTAACGATCATGCAAGCCGTGACGTAAAAGTACTTGTTGTTGGTAACCCAGCAAATACCAATGCTTATATCGCAATGAAATCTGCGCCTGATTTAAACCCAGGTCAATTCACTGCAATGTTACGTTTAGATCATAACCGTGCATTAAGCCAAATTGCTGCTAAAACAGGTAAAGCTGTTAAAGACATTAAAAATCTTACTGTTTGGGGTAACCACTCTCCAACGATGTATGCAGACTATCGTTTTGCAACCATCAACGGTGAAAATGTTAAAGATTTAATCAACGATCAAGAATGGAACGCAAACGTTTTCCTTCCAACTGTTGGTAAACGTGGTGCTGCAATTATTGAAGCGCGTGGTCTTTCTTCAGCTGCTTCAGCTGCGAATGCTGCTATTGATCACATGCACGATTGGGCGCTTGGCACCAATGGTGAGTGGGTAACAATGGGTATTCCTTCTGACGGTTCTTATGGAATTCCAGAAGGCGTGATGTATGGCGTACCTGTAACATGTGAAAATGGTCAATATACACGCGTTGAAGGATTGGAAATCGATCAATTCAGCCGCGAGCGTATGGATTTCACGCTAAATGAATTAGAAGAAGAACGTGCTGCAATCGCACATTTGTTCAACTAA